The Euphorbia lathyris chromosome 3, ddEupLath1.1, whole genome shotgun sequence genome contains a region encoding:
- the LOC136222600 gene encoding large ribosomal subunit protein uL2cz, giving the protein MAIHLYKTSTPSTRNGAVDSQVKSNTRNNLIYGQHRCGKGRNARGIITARHRGGGHKRLYRKIDFRRNEKDIYGRIVTIEYDPNRNAYICLIHYGDGEKRYILHPRGAIIGDTIISGTEVPIKMGNALPLSAISSSTPRKPYALEEACTVWEEVLIDQKEESTSTDMPLGTAIHNIEITLGKGGQLARAAGAVAKLIAKEGKSATLKLPSGEVRLISKNCSATVGQVGNTGVNQKSLGRAGSKCWLGKRPVVRGVVMNPVDHPHGGGEGRAPIGRKKPATPWGYPALGRRSRKRNKYSDNLILRRRSK; this is encoded by the exons ATGGCGATACATTTATACAAAACTTCTACCCCGAGCACACGCAATGGAGCCGTAGACAGTCAAGTGAAATCCAATACACGAAATAATTTGATCTATGGACAGCATCGTTGTGGTAAAGGCCGTAATGCCAGAGGAATAATTACCGCAAGGCATAGAGGGGGAGGTCATAAGCGTCTATACCGTAAAATCGATTTTCGACGGAATGAAAAAGACATATATGGTAGAATCGTAACCATAGAATACGACCCTAATCGAAATGCATACATTTGTCTCATACACTATGGGGATGGTGAGAAGAGATATATTTTACATCCCAGAGGGGCTATAATTGGAGATACCATTATTTCTGGTACAGAAGTTCCTATAAAAATGGGAAATGCCCTACCTTTGAGTGCG ATATCATCATCTACACCCAGAAAGCCGTATGCTTTGGAAGAAGCTTGTACAGTTTGGGAAGAGGTTTTGATTGATCAAAAAGAAGAATCTACTTCAACCGATATGCCCTTAGGCACGGCCATACACAACATAGAAATCACACTTGGAAAGGGTGGACAATTAGCTAGAGCTGCAGGTGCTGTAGCGAAACTGATTGCAAAAGAGGGTAAATCGGCCACATTAAAATTACCTTCTGGGGAGGTTCGTTTAATATCCAAAAACTGCTCAGCAACAGTCGGACAAGTAGGGAATACTGGGGTGAACCAGAAAAGTTTGGGTAGAGCCGGGTCTAAATGTTGGCTAGGTAAGCGTCCTGTAGTAAGAGGAGTGGTTATGAACCCTGTAGACCATCCCCATGGGGGTGGTGAAGGGAGGGCCCCAATTGGTAGAAAAAAACCCGCAACCCCTTGGGGTTATCCTGCACttggaagaagaagtagaaaaaGGAATAAATATAGTGATAATTTGATTCTTCGTCGCCGTAGTAAATAG
- the LOC136221965 gene encoding uncharacterized protein At3g17950-like: MPQQEEGWPLGLQPLNVRVGLPRNGDFSGSISFNTLHTASPTSSTDSSSDLDTASTGSFFHDRSITLGSLIGASSSSKILKSSRVRKVEAVKEKKSKTWIFSLCPRETTDAENGNNINVNVNNNPPSLGDFLAVERRAAANECRRDVHVDVDSPNDIYEGVMMESNSLFVNGQVAPPRNSQCDERGSEHGGAPVLFSCMCGHLS, encoded by the exons ATGCCTCAACAG GAAGAAGGGTGGCCTTTGGGGTTGCAACCCCTAAATGTGAGAGTTGGGTTACCGAGAAATGGTGATTTTTCTGGATCAATATCATTCAACACTCTACATACTGCCTCTCCAACTTCCTCCACAGATTCTTCTTCAGATTTAGACACTGCG TCTACAGGATCTTTTTTCCATGACAGAAGCATTACATTAGGGAGTCTTATAggtgcttcttcttcttcaaagaTATTAAAATCATCAAGAGTGAGGAAAGTAGAAGCagtgaaagaaaagaagagcAAAACATGGATATTTTCATTATGTCCAAGAGAGACAACAGATGCTGAAAATGGAAACAACATTAATGTTAATGTTAACAATAATCCTCCATCTCTTGGAGATTTTCTTGCTGTGGAAAGAAGAGCAGCAGCTAATGAATGTAGAAGGGATGTTCATGTTGATGTTGATAGCCCCAATGATATTTATGAAGGTGTGATGATGGAATCTAATTCTCTGTTTGTTAATGGTCAAGTTGCTCCTCCAAGAAATAGTCAATGTGATGAACGTGGCAGTGAACATGGAGGAGCTCCTGTTCTGTTTTCATGCATGTGTGGACACCTTTCTTGA